In Perca fluviatilis chromosome 14, GENO_Pfluv_1.0, whole genome shotgun sequence, a genomic segment contains:
- the LOC120573414 gene encoding transmembrane protein 151B isoform X2, giving the protein MQTEEETATAEEPILDEGSGRDQQRPVQQSLGSSLCRESHWKCLLLTLLMYGCFATLAWCALCRVSVLSSSIPHGADGDATSAAYYNDILHLESPCSSGYVYIPLAFLAMLYVVYLVECWHCFSKTAMLAHAEFQEVYERVQRLQQATPCIWWKAISYHYVRRTRQVTRYRNGDAYTTTQVYHERVNTHASSSEFDYARYGVKDVSKELLDLQLHPAVRLRFTKCFSFSSARAEAAYLTQRARFFGENEGLDDYMEAREGMHLKNVDFREHILAFPDPAHQPWFSRHRVFWLASAFLLSWPLRVVSEYRTAYVHYHVEKLFGEDEDGGGGGGGGGGRGDGVEGGTENGIHPGIGLNGSYRAISRVNTVDMTELEWHIRCNQQMVPSYSEALLMDLDMSVGTNPTASTPISGATSSTPSQGTNPPPLALPVVFNSAYLLQSCPRCRRTTSSSSLPSRLRAPMGTTALLNATVAGIRAVGQGGGGIGGRLVLSRSGFSLGRLGGVRQNSLFHSRSMGGGLGGSREDGGGSGGGGGGGGGSGGGGGGFLGLGSRQDNEETRGVLEGEGEEEEEEEEQQQQQQEEVTRREQGRGGRERDEEAEQDSLGLGEVREGDGGGRERPPSYQDAFFFPVLIIHGEESCHAGDDM; this is encoded by the exons CAACGGCCAGTCCAACAGTCTCTGGGCTCCTCCCTGTGTCGGGAGTCCCATTGGAAGTGCCTCCTCCTGACCCTCCTCATGTACGGCTGCTTTGCCACGCTCGCCTGGTGCGCTCTCTGTCGCGTATCCGTTCTCAGCTCTTCCATACCTCACGGTGCTGACGGCGATGCCACCTCGGCGGCCTACTATAATGACATCCTGCACCTGGAGAGTCCGTGCTCTAGCGGCTACGTCTACATCCCGCTGGCCTTCCTGGCAATGCTGTATGTGGTTTATTTGGTGGAGTGTTGGCACTGCTTCTCCAAGACGGCAATGCTGGCTCATGCTGAATTCCAG GAAGTGTATGAGCGTGTGCAGAGACTTCAGCAGGCCACACCCTGCATTTGGTGGAAGGCCATCAGCTATCACTACGTGAGGAGGACCCGACAGGTGACAAGATACCGCAACGGAGATGCATATACCACCACACAG GTCTACCATGAGCGGGTGAACACTCATGCTTCCAGTTCAGAGTTTGACTACGCCCGCTATGGTGTCAAAGACGTGTCGAAGGAGCTGCTGGACCTGCAACTGCACCCTGCTGTTCGCCTCCGTTTCACCAAGTGTTTCAG CTTCTCCAGTGCACGTGCTGAAGCTGCCTACCTCACCCag CGAGCGCGCTTCTTCGGAGAGAACGAGGGGCTTGACGACTACATGGAGGCCAGAGAGGGGATGCACCTGAAGAACGTAGATTTCCGTGAACACATCCTGGCGTTCCCAGATCCTGCCCACCAGCCCTGGTTTTCTCGGCACAGGGTCTTCTGGCTGGCTTCTGCTTTCCTCCTGTCATGGCCGCTGCGGGTTGTGTCCGAATATCGCACAGCGTACGTACACTACCATGTGGAGAAGCTGTTTGGGGAGGACGAGGACGGCggcggaggaggaggtggcGGAGGAGGACGAGGGGACGGGGTTGAAGGAGGGACAGAGAATGGAATCCACCCTGGGATTGGTCTAAATGGGAGTTACAGAGCCATCTCTCGCGTCAACACGGTGGACATGACCGAATTGGAGTGGCACATCCGCTGTAACCAACAGATGGTCCCGAGCTACTCCGAAGCCCTCCTTATGGACTTGGACATGAGCGTGGGGACTAACCCTACCGCGTCTACGCCCATCTCTGGGGCTACGAGCTCCACCCCCAGCCAGGGCACTAACCCTCCTCCTCTAGCTCTGCCTGTTGTCTTTAACTCGGCTTACCTCCTCCAGAGCTGCCCCCGATGCCGGAGGACCACGTCCAGTTCCAGTCTTCCCTCCAGGCTAAGGGCCCCCATGGGAACCACAGCCCTCCTGAACGCTACCGTGGCGGGGATCAGGGCAGTGGGGCAGGGGGGTGGGGGTATAGGAGGAAGGCTGGTGCTCAGTCGGAGCGGATTCTCTCTGGGGAGACTGGGAGGAGTGCGccagaacagcctttttcattcGAGAAGCATGGGAGGAGGGCTGGGAGGAAGTAGGgaagatggaggaggaagcggaggtgggggaggaggagggggaggtagcggaggaggaggtggagggttCCTAGGGTTAGGTTCAAGACAGGACAACGAGGAGACCAGAGGAGTGCTAGAaggagaaggggaggaggaagaggaggaagaggagcagcagcagcagcagcaggaggaggtgaCGAGGAGGGAACAGGgaagaggaggcagagagagggacGAAGAAGCAGAGCAAGACAGTTTAGGGTTAGGCGAGGTGAGGGAGGGCGACGGGGGAGGGAGGGAACGTCCTCCGTCCTACCAGGACGCATTCTTCTTCCCCGTCCTCATCATACACGGAGAGGAGAGCTGCCACGCTGGAGACGACATGTGA
- the LOC120573414 gene encoding transmembrane protein 151B isoform X1 encodes MGQTEREGRRGMSRMDFGSGVPWRKQRPVQQSLGSSLCRESHWKCLLLTLLMYGCFATLAWCALCRVSVLSSSIPHGADGDATSAAYYNDILHLESPCSSGYVYIPLAFLAMLYVVYLVECWHCFSKTAMLAHAEFQEVYERVQRLQQATPCIWWKAISYHYVRRTRQVTRYRNGDAYTTTQVYHERVNTHASSSEFDYARYGVKDVSKELLDLQLHPAVRLRFTKCFSFSSARAEAAYLTQRARFFGENEGLDDYMEAREGMHLKNVDFREHILAFPDPAHQPWFSRHRVFWLASAFLLSWPLRVVSEYRTAYVHYHVEKLFGEDEDGGGGGGGGGGRGDGVEGGTENGIHPGIGLNGSYRAISRVNTVDMTELEWHIRCNQQMVPSYSEALLMDLDMSVGTNPTASTPISGATSSTPSQGTNPPPLALPVVFNSAYLLQSCPRCRRTTSSSSLPSRLRAPMGTTALLNATVAGIRAVGQGGGGIGGRLVLSRSGFSLGRLGGVRQNSLFHSRSMGGGLGGSREDGGGSGGGGGGGGGSGGGGGGFLGLGSRQDNEETRGVLEGEGEEEEEEEEQQQQQQEEVTRREQGRGGRERDEEAEQDSLGLGEVREGDGGGRERPPSYQDAFFFPVLIIHGEESCHAGDDM; translated from the exons ATGGGACAGACAGAGCGGGAGGGCAGGAGAGGAATGAGCCGGATGGATTTTGGCAGTGGAGTTCCCTGGAGAAAG CAACGGCCAGTCCAACAGTCTCTGGGCTCCTCCCTGTGTCGGGAGTCCCATTGGAAGTGCCTCCTCCTGACCCTCCTCATGTACGGCTGCTTTGCCACGCTCGCCTGGTGCGCTCTCTGTCGCGTATCCGTTCTCAGCTCTTCCATACCTCACGGTGCTGACGGCGATGCCACCTCGGCGGCCTACTATAATGACATCCTGCACCTGGAGAGTCCGTGCTCTAGCGGCTACGTCTACATCCCGCTGGCCTTCCTGGCAATGCTGTATGTGGTTTATTTGGTGGAGTGTTGGCACTGCTTCTCCAAGACGGCAATGCTGGCTCATGCTGAATTCCAG GAAGTGTATGAGCGTGTGCAGAGACTTCAGCAGGCCACACCCTGCATTTGGTGGAAGGCCATCAGCTATCACTACGTGAGGAGGACCCGACAGGTGACAAGATACCGCAACGGAGATGCATATACCACCACACAG GTCTACCATGAGCGGGTGAACACTCATGCTTCCAGTTCAGAGTTTGACTACGCCCGCTATGGTGTCAAAGACGTGTCGAAGGAGCTGCTGGACCTGCAACTGCACCCTGCTGTTCGCCTCCGTTTCACCAAGTGTTTCAG CTTCTCCAGTGCACGTGCTGAAGCTGCCTACCTCACCCag CGAGCGCGCTTCTTCGGAGAGAACGAGGGGCTTGACGACTACATGGAGGCCAGAGAGGGGATGCACCTGAAGAACGTAGATTTCCGTGAACACATCCTGGCGTTCCCAGATCCTGCCCACCAGCCCTGGTTTTCTCGGCACAGGGTCTTCTGGCTGGCTTCTGCTTTCCTCCTGTCATGGCCGCTGCGGGTTGTGTCCGAATATCGCACAGCGTACGTACACTACCATGTGGAGAAGCTGTTTGGGGAGGACGAGGACGGCggcggaggaggaggtggcGGAGGAGGACGAGGGGACGGGGTTGAAGGAGGGACAGAGAATGGAATCCACCCTGGGATTGGTCTAAATGGGAGTTACAGAGCCATCTCTCGCGTCAACACGGTGGACATGACCGAATTGGAGTGGCACATCCGCTGTAACCAACAGATGGTCCCGAGCTACTCCGAAGCCCTCCTTATGGACTTGGACATGAGCGTGGGGACTAACCCTACCGCGTCTACGCCCATCTCTGGGGCTACGAGCTCCACCCCCAGCCAGGGCACTAACCCTCCTCCTCTAGCTCTGCCTGTTGTCTTTAACTCGGCTTACCTCCTCCAGAGCTGCCCCCGATGCCGGAGGACCACGTCCAGTTCCAGTCTTCCCTCCAGGCTAAGGGCCCCCATGGGAACCACAGCCCTCCTGAACGCTACCGTGGCGGGGATCAGGGCAGTGGGGCAGGGGGGTGGGGGTATAGGAGGAAGGCTGGTGCTCAGTCGGAGCGGATTCTCTCTGGGGAGACTGGGAGGAGTGCGccagaacagcctttttcattcGAGAAGCATGGGAGGAGGGCTGGGAGGAAGTAGGgaagatggaggaggaagcggaggtgggggaggaggagggggaggtagcggaggaggaggtggagggttCCTAGGGTTAGGTTCAAGACAGGACAACGAGGAGACCAGAGGAGTGCTAGAaggagaaggggaggaggaagaggaggaagaggagcagcagcagcagcagcaggaggaggtgaCGAGGAGGGAACAGGgaagaggaggcagagagagggacGAAGAAGCAGAGCAAGACAGTTTAGGGTTAGGCGAGGTGAGGGAGGGCGACGGGGGAGGGAGGGAACGTCCTCCGTCCTACCAGGACGCATTCTTCTTCCCCGTCCTCATCATACACGGAGAGGAGAGCTGCCACGCTGGAGACGACATGTGA